From the Cohaesibacter sp. ES.047 genome, one window contains:
- a CDS encoding acetyl-CoA carboxylase carboxyltransferase subunit alpha, whose protein sequence is MHSYLEFEKPVADLEGKVQELLAMQDNGEAVDVGEEITRLQTKADTAMKEIYSDLTPWHKTQIARHPDRPHFIDYIKGLIDEFTPLAGDRKFAEDEAIQAGFGRFRGRPVAVIGQEKGNDTDSRLKHNFGMARPEGYRKAVRIMELAERFNMPLITFVDTAGAYPGIGAEERGQAEAIARSTDACLAMGTPNVSIIIGEGGSGGAIAIATANRVIMLEHSIYSVISPEGAASILWRDSTKAQEAATNMKITAQDLMDLGIIDRIISEPVGGAHRAPAKIIERTGNMIADCLEEFDGKTAAEIRQLRREKFLAIGSKL, encoded by the coding sequence ATGCATAGCTATCTCGAATTCGAAAAACCTGTAGCAGACCTCGAGGGCAAAGTTCAGGAATTGCTCGCGATGCAGGACAATGGCGAAGCCGTCGATGTGGGCGAAGAAATCACGCGCCTGCAGACCAAGGCAGACACCGCCATGAAGGAGATCTATTCCGATCTGACCCCATGGCACAAAACCCAGATTGCCCGCCATCCGGATCGCCCCCACTTCATCGACTATATCAAGGGCCTGATCGACGAATTCACGCCCCTTGCCGGAGATCGCAAATTTGCCGAAGACGAGGCCATTCAGGCTGGTTTCGGACGCTTTCGCGGACGCCCTGTCGCCGTTATCGGACAGGAAAAGGGCAATGATACGGACAGCCGCCTCAAGCACAATTTCGGCATGGCCCGTCCTGAAGGCTATCGTAAGGCCGTGCGCATCATGGAACTGGCAGAACGGTTCAACATGCCGCTGATCACCTTTGTCGACACGGCAGGGGCCTACCCCGGCATCGGAGCCGAAGAGCGCGGACAGGCCGAAGCCATTGCACGGTCAACCGATGCATGTCTTGCCATGGGCACACCGAACGTCTCGATCATAATCGGCGAAGGGGGCTCGGGCGGCGCCATCGCCATTGCCACGGCAAACCGGGTCATTATGCTCGAGCATTCCATCTACAGCGTGATCTCTCCGGAAGGCGCCGCCTCAATCCTGTGGCGCGATTCCACCAAGGCGCAGGAAGCTGCCACCAACATGAAGATCACGGCACAGGATCTGATGGATCTGGGCATCATTGATCGCATCATCTCCGAACCGGTTGGCGGCGCCCATCGCGCACCGGCCAAAATTATCGAGCGCACCGGCAATATGATCGCCGATTGCCTTGAGGAATTTGACGGCAAGACAGCCGCAGAAATCCGCCAGCTACGCCGCGAAAAATTCCTCGCCATCGGCTCCAAGCTCTAG
- a CDS encoding site-specific tyrosine recombinase XerD — MPISNRQAINLFLDAMSAEKGASPNTLDAYQKDLDDLDGTLSGKKMRFETCDTDALRGYLADLAERDLAASTVARKLSAIRQLFGFLYRDGFRSDDPSTPLKAPKRNRPLPKILTVQEVDRLIEAARFNASLEGPTPKRQIRAMRLYVLLELLYATGLRVSELVSLPASAAHQDGQFLAVVGKGSKERLVPLSDRAKEAMRDYRRLLTDTGGAGTPTARQWLFPSSGDTGHYTRQAFARELKSLADDVGLKAASVSPHVLRHAFASHLLQNGANLRAVQKLLGHSDISTTQIYTHIMDEKLMELVEQHHPLSDKSAANHPKLMGKKE; from the coding sequence GTGCCGATAAGCAACCGTCAGGCCATCAATCTGTTTCTGGACGCCATGAGCGCCGAAAAGGGCGCGTCACCCAATACGCTCGACGCCTACCAGAAGGATCTGGACGATCTGGACGGCACCCTGTCGGGCAAGAAGATGCGCTTCGAGACCTGCGACACGGATGCCCTGCGCGGCTATCTTGCCGATCTGGCCGAGCGGGATCTGGCGGCATCGACGGTCGCGCGCAAACTGTCCGCCATCCGCCAGCTGTTTGGCTTTCTCTATCGCGACGGCTTTCGATCTGATGATCCCTCAACCCCGCTCAAGGCCCCCAAACGCAACCGACCGCTGCCAAAGATTCTCACGGTTCAGGAAGTGGACCGGCTGATCGAAGCGGCCCGGTTCAATGCGTCGCTCGAAGGCCCGACACCCAAACGGCAGATCCGGGCCATGCGTCTTTATGTGTTGCTCGAGTTGCTCTATGCCACCGGCCTGCGGGTGTCCGAACTGGTCTCCCTTCCCGCGTCTGCTGCGCATCAGGATGGTCAGTTTCTGGCCGTCGTTGGCAAGGGCAGCAAAGAACGTCTGGTTCCGCTGTCAGACCGGGCAAAAGAGGCCATGCGCGATTATCGAAGATTGCTTACTGATACCGGCGGCGCAGGCACGCCAACCGCAAGGCAATGGCTTTTCCCGTCCTCTGGCGATACGGGACACTACACGCGTCAGGCCTTCGCACGTGAATTGAAGTCCCTTGCGGATGATGTGGGGCTCAAGGCCGCCTCGGTTTCCCCCCACGTCTTGCGCCATGCCTTTGCCAGTCACCTGCTGCAAAATGGAGCCAACCTGCGCGCTGTTCAGAAACTTCTTGGCCACAGCGATATTTCAACCACCCAGATCTATACCCATATAATGGATGAAAAGCTGATGGAGTTGGTGGAGCAGCATCACCCTTTGTCGGACAAGTCCGCAGCGAACCACCCCAAGCTCATGGGCAAAAAGGAATGA
- a CDS encoding murein L,D-transpeptidase family protein yields MQKDPIKHMNRLRILAIAALASIALAGCNPELMEDGKHLQPLSPKIKSQIRKIDSSAAAPLYVRIFKEESVLEAWKQTDDGTYALLKTYPICAYSGKIGPKKEEGDRQAPEGFYTIRPGQMNPKSSYYLSFNLGYPNKFDRSYGRTGAHLMVHGSCSSRGCYAMEDAPIAEIYALGREAFDGGQRAFQVDAFPFRMTPENMARVRNSEHFGFWQNIKNGYDHFQITKKPPKVEVCNRTYVFDPQGATHFNATGPCPDYTLEPSLLASLKKLRAKENERFRVAVAKLEEKRQEKQTETATEMVDAQMDLLERKQRIAEGKNPDGFIAGLIKGAPAPTEPDPIQPGPIQPDNTPKATPASQKGNFFTKLTKTLTNPFDEQAASTEATGDGNGDGNGDGQALPVLPETKP; encoded by the coding sequence GTGCAGAAAGACCCGATCAAGCATATGAACAGACTACGCATTCTGGCCATTGCTGCTCTCGCCTCAATCGCGCTTGCGGGGTGCAACCCCGAACTGATGGAAGACGGCAAGCATCTTCAGCCTCTGTCGCCCAAGATCAAGTCTCAGATCAGAAAGATTGATTCCAGCGCTGCGGCTCCGCTCTATGTTCGCATTTTCAAGGAAGAATCGGTTCTGGAAGCCTGGAAGCAGACCGATGACGGCACCTATGCACTGCTGAAGACATATCCCATATGCGCCTATTCGGGAAAAATCGGCCCAAAGAAGGAAGAAGGCGACCGTCAGGCTCCCGAAGGTTTCTACACCATCAGGCCCGGCCAGATGAACCCGAAATCCAGCTACTATCTGTCGTTCAACCTGGGCTACCCCAACAAGTTCGACCGATCTTATGGCCGCACCGGCGCGCACCTCATGGTACACGGTTCCTGTTCGTCACGGGGCTGCTACGCCATGGAAGACGCGCCAATCGCAGAGATCTATGCCCTTGGCCGCGAAGCCTTCGACGGTGGGCAACGCGCCTTTCAGGTCGATGCCTTCCCGTTCCGCATGACACCTGAGAATATGGCGCGCGTGCGCAACAGCGAGCATTTCGGCTTCTGGCAGAATATCAAGAACGGGTACGATCATTTCCAGATCACCAAGAAGCCCCCAAAGGTCGAGGTCTGCAACAGAACCTATGTCTTCGACCCACAAGGTGCGACACACTTCAATGCGACCGGGCCTTGCCCGGACTATACGCTGGAGCCGAGCCTGCTAGCCTCCTTGAAAAAGCTGCGCGCCAAAGAGAATGAGCGCTTTCGTGTCGCCGTGGCCAAGCTTGAAGAAAAGCGGCAGGAAAAACAGACAGAAACGGCAACCGAGATGGTCGACGCCCAGATGGACCTGCTCGAACGCAAGCAGCGCATCGCCGAGGGCAAGAATCCGGATGGCTTCATCGCTGGCCTGATCAAGGGTGCCCCAGCCCCAACTGAGCCAGACCCAATCCAGCCAGGCCCAATCCAGCCAGACAATACACCCAAGGCCACTCCGGCCAGCCAGAAGGGCAATTTCTTCACGAAGCTGACGAAGACCCTGACAAACCCGTTTGATGAACAAGCAGCCAGCACCGAGGCCACAGGTGATGGCAATGGCGATGGCAATGGTGATGGCCAAGCACTTCCAGTGCTTCCCGAAACCAAACCGTGA
- a CDS encoding methyl-accepting chemotaxis protein, whose amino-acid sequence METDLVEHVEQDLDGVEVAKPKIDEKSIVQTIFDLNGLGQTMADVAGQIEQINNETADCFQSLSQLVSISGDVQSSNERILDAATQSLEIADQTSNDVVEGRQLIDDTLSKVSDLMQAVSGISSQLHGLQTAFSSVRDVAGAIDAIARQTNLLALNATIEAARAGEAGKGFAVVAAEVKDLAAQTSKATETIGATLSELDQEAEALISLSGEATSSMTDVESSTAQVHGMIQGLDAAFQSIRNASESIKTQVSDTTQSIGTLVEDVELVHRAFDSTHSGLNDASKRMVEAVAVADRMVAVSSMSGVQTENTFCIEAIQSLSKDIGKAFEEEVRAGRISEKDLFDSSYTPIPNTNPEQVTAPFTAMTDRVMPGFQEPIVAEHDSVVFVAAVDKNGYLPTHNKVFSKPQSDDPVWNAANCRNRRIFDDRVGLAAGRSTEPFLLQTYRRDMGGGAYVLMKDISAPIYVNGRHWGGLRMGFRPA is encoded by the coding sequence ATGGAAACAGATCTCGTTGAACATGTGGAGCAAGATTTAGACGGTGTTGAGGTGGCCAAACCAAAGATCGACGAAAAAAGCATTGTGCAAACGATCTTCGACCTGAACGGTCTTGGTCAAACCATGGCGGATGTTGCGGGGCAGATCGAGCAGATCAACAATGAAACTGCGGACTGTTTCCAGTCTTTATCCCAGTTGGTCAGCATATCCGGTGATGTACAGTCCTCGAATGAGCGTATTCTTGACGCGGCCACGCAGTCGTTGGAAATTGCCGATCAAACATCGAACGATGTCGTCGAGGGGCGTCAGTTGATTGACGATACCCTGAGCAAGGTGTCTGATCTGATGCAGGCCGTGTCTGGCATCAGCAGCCAGTTGCACGGGCTGCAGACCGCCTTTTCCTCGGTGCGTGATGTGGCGGGAGCGATCGATGCGATCGCTCGCCAGACCAACCTGTTGGCGCTCAATGCCACCATCGAAGCGGCCCGTGCCGGCGAAGCAGGCAAGGGCTTTGCCGTTGTGGCCGCCGAAGTGAAGGATCTGGCGGCTCAAACCAGCAAGGCCACTGAGACGATTGGAGCAACCCTGTCCGAGCTGGATCAGGAAGCCGAAGCACTCATTTCTTTGAGTGGCGAGGCGACCAGCTCCATGACGGATGTGGAATCCAGCACAGCGCAGGTTCATGGCATGATTCAGGGGCTGGATGCTGCGTTCCAGTCGATCAGGAACGCGTCCGAATCCATCAAGACACAAGTCAGCGACACCACGCAGTCTATCGGAACTCTGGTTGAGGATGTCGAACTGGTGCACAGGGCTTTTGACAGCACGCACAGCGGATTGAATGATGCCAGTAAGCGGATGGTCGAGGCTGTTGCCGTGGCAGATCGGATGGTGGCGGTTTCCTCGATGAGCGGGGTGCAGACTGAAAACACCTTCTGCATCGAAGCGATCCAGAGCCTGTCCAAGGACATTGGCAAGGCCTTTGAAGAGGAAGTGCGGGCTGGCCGGATTAGCGAAAAGGACCTGTTCGACAGTAGCTATACGCCGATCCCGAACACCAATCCGGAACAGGTCACGGCGCCGTTTACCGCAATGACTGATCGTGTCATGCCGGGGTTTCAGGAACCCATCGTTGCCGAACATGACTCGGTTGTTTTCGTTGCAGCGGTGGACAAGAATGGCTATCTGCCAACCCACAACAAGGTCTTTTCCAAGCCTCAGAGCGATGATCCCGTCTGGAATGCTGCCAACTGTCGCAACCGGCGCATCTTTGATGATCGGGTGGGGCTGGCGGCTGGCCGCAGCACGGAGCCGTTTCTTCTTCAGACCTACCGGCGGGACATGGGCGGCGGAGCCTATGTGTTGATGAAGGACATTTCTGCGCCCATCTACGTCAATGGCCGCCACTGGGGTGGTTTGCGCATGGGCTTCCGTCCTGCCTGA
- a CDS encoding CAP domain-containing protein — MLKSLTKTLVLAGLVGALLTACTSGPDLQTPAMYERLNKDNAKVDPQAALELVNAYRKRNGLGTLTLSPRLAAAAQEQSDAMASSGRVDHALSKNQTLIKRLGRAGYDPVLATENIGAGYWSLAEAFSGWRDSRRHNLNMLKKGVTEMGIATSYRENVKYKVFWTLILAKPDEPPISQAVSTDQPRPNTFFAQ; from the coding sequence ATGCTTAAGTCACTGACAAAAACTCTCGTGCTTGCTGGCCTTGTCGGTGCGCTGCTCACCGCCTGCACCAGCGGGCCGGATTTGCAGACACCGGCCATGTACGAGCGCCTCAACAAGGACAACGCCAAGGTTGATCCGCAGGCCGCGCTCGAACTCGTCAACGCCTATCGCAAGCGCAATGGTCTTGGCACACTGACCCTGAGCCCAAGGCTGGCCGCGGCCGCACAGGAACAGTCGGACGCCATGGCCAGCAGCGGGCGCGTCGATCATGCATTGAGCAAGAACCAGACTTTGATAAAACGTCTTGGTCGCGCAGGCTATGATCCCGTTCTGGCCACCGAGAATATCGGCGCTGGCTACTGGAGCCTTGCGGAAGCCTTTTCCGGCTGGCGGGATTCCCGGCGGCATAATCTCAACATGCTCAAGAAGGGCGTGACCGAGATGGGTATCGCGACAAGTTATCGGGAAAATGTGAAATACAAGGTGTTCTGGACACTTATCCTGGCCAAGCCCGACGAGCCGCCCATATCTCAGGCGGTCTCAACCGATCAGCCTCGGCCCAACACCTTTTTCGCCCAGTAA
- the ppk2 gene encoding polyphosphate kinase 2 encodes MSKRFDINDPVFPKELKDFVMESGGYPYEKKLKRKKYEKELETLQIELVKVQQWVQDTGQRIICVFEGRDAAGKGGTIKRFTQYTNSRFVRVVALSKPSDVEEGQWYFQRYIEQFPTSGEIVLFDRSWYNRAGVEPVMGFCTHEQTAKFLQDVPGFEQTIIDSGTKLFKFWLNVGQEMQLKRFHDRRHSPLKHWKLSPMDLEALDKWDDYTRARDRMLKQSHTDVAPWVIVRSNDKRRARLNVLRHFLTSLDYAGKDASAINDPDQNILSLGPDFLHESE; translated from the coding sequence ATGTCCAAGCGATTTGACATTAATGATCCAGTCTTTCCCAAAGAGCTGAAAGACTTCGTCATGGAAAGCGGTGGCTATCCGTATGAGAAGAAGCTCAAGCGCAAGAAATACGAGAAAGAACTAGAAACTCTGCAGATCGAACTGGTGAAGGTCCAGCAATGGGTTCAGGACACCGGGCAGAGAATTATCTGCGTATTTGAAGGCCGTGATGCAGCCGGCAAGGGTGGCACGATCAAGCGCTTCACCCAATATACCAACTCGCGGTTTGTTCGGGTCGTGGCCCTGTCCAAGCCCAGCGATGTCGAGGAGGGCCAGTGGTACTTCCAGCGCTACATCGAGCAATTCCCCACCAGTGGTGAAATCGTTCTGTTCGATCGATCCTGGTATAACCGTGCCGGTGTCGAGCCGGTGATGGGCTTTTGCACCCATGAGCAGACTGCCAAGTTCTTGCAGGACGTGCCGGGCTTTGAACAGACGATCATCGATAGCGGCACCAAATTGTTTAAATTCTGGCTGAATGTCGGGCAAGAGATGCAGCTCAAGCGGTTCCATGATCGGCGGCACAGTCCTCTCAAGCACTGGAAGCTTTCTCCCATGGATCTCGAAGCGCTCGACAAATGGGACGATTATACCCGGGCGCGGGACCGGATGCTCAAGCAGTCTCATACGGATGTGGCACCGTGGGTCATCGTGCGGTCGAATGACAAGCGTCGGGCGCGGCTCAACGTGCTGCGCCATTTCCTCACCAGTCTCGATTATGCCGGCAAGGATGCCTCGGCTATCAATGACCCGGACCAGAACATCCTGAGCCTTGGGCCTGACTTTCTGCACGAGAGCGAATAG
- a CDS encoding zinc ABC transporter substrate-binding protein codes for MKNIRHSLKTFIGTCAVSTVCLALPAVAAPKVVASIAPVHSITAAILQGVAKPELLVEPSGSPHNTQLRPSQVTSLQQADVIVWVGPNLEAFLDKPIDTLPKGANVLTLSEADGISFLPVREGGNWEKHDHDHDHGDHDHEAAHEHEHEDHDHDAAHEHEHEDHDHDAAHEHEDEDHDHETAHEHEHEGHDHEGHHDDPHIWLDPANAIKMAHAIAGELSEIDPEHKDRYLANETAFVKKMNAIVEKDSAKLKGLSDKPYFVFHDAYQYFENRFDMHATGSITLHPGVNPGAARIREIREKLKTAKAICLFAEPQFSPKILNVLTEGTGAKVSTLDPIGANLQPGPDLYPKLIEYNVNQLSGCLKEQ; via the coding sequence ATGAAAAACATCCGTCACAGCCTCAAGACATTCATCGGCACCTGTGCCGTCAGTACAGTGTGCCTTGCTCTCCCGGCCGTAGCTGCTCCCAAGGTAGTGGCATCGATTGCCCCTGTTCATTCCATCACCGCTGCTATTCTGCAGGGTGTCGCCAAGCCGGAACTGCTGGTTGAACCTTCCGGCTCCCCCCACAACACCCAGCTGCGCCCCTCTCAGGTCACGAGCCTGCAGCAAGCGGATGTGATCGTTTGGGTCGGCCCCAATCTTGAAGCCTTTCTTGACAAGCCGATCGATACGCTCCCGAAAGGTGCCAACGTCCTGACCTTGTCCGAAGCAGACGGAATCTCGTTCTTGCCGGTACGCGAAGGTGGCAACTGGGAAAAGCACGATCATGACCATGACCATGGAGACCATGATCACGAAGCAGCGCACGAGCATGAACACGAAGATCATGACCATGACGCCGCGCATGAACATGAACACGAAGACCATGATCACGATGCCGCGCACGAACATGAAGACGAAGATCATGACCACGAAACAGCGCATGAACATGAGCACGAAGGTCATGACCATGAGGGCCACCATGACGACCCCCACATCTGGCTTGACCCGGCAAACGCCATCAAGATGGCCCATGCCATTGCTGGCGAGCTCTCAGAGATCGATCCGGAGCACAAGGACAGATACCTTGCCAATGAGACCGCGTTTGTCAAAAAAATGAATGCCATCGTCGAAAAGGACAGCGCAAAACTGAAGGGTCTGTCGGACAAACCCTATTTCGTCTTCCATGACGCCTATCAGTATTTTGAAAATCGCTTTGACATGCATGCAACCGGATCCATCACACTGCATCCGGGCGTCAATCCGGGAGCGGCCCGCATTCGCGAAATCCGCGAGAAGCTGAAAACGGCTAAAGCGATCTGCCTGTTTGCCGAACCACAATTCTCGCCGAAAATCCTGAATGTCCTCACCGAAGGCACGGGCGCAAAAGTGAGCACACTTGATCCCATCGGGGCAAATTTGCAGCCCGGACCGGATCTGTACCCCAAGCTCATCGAATACAACGTCAACCAGCTGAGTGGATGCCTCAAAGAGCAATGA
- a CDS encoding shikimate kinase: protein MANSKHNPGTREQTLLSALGGRPIVLIGLMGAGKTTIGRRLAARLSIPFRDADHEIEAAANMSIAEIFEQHGEAHFRDGEKKVIARLMDDGDQVLATGGGAWMNEETRQLVGERGVSVWLKAEFDVLMARVRRRSHRPLLQDPDPEGVMHRLIDARYPVYALADATVMSVAEPHEVIVNSVIEELEKTLGLSD from the coding sequence ATGGCGAATAGCAAACACAATCCTGGTACGCGTGAGCAGACCTTGCTCTCAGCCCTTGGCGGGCGACCGATCGTTTTGATCGGTTTGATGGGAGCAGGCAAGACGACGATCGGGCGGCGGTTGGCGGCCCGTCTGTCGATTCCCTTTCGCGATGCGGATCACGAAATCGAAGCTGCCGCCAACATGTCAATTGCCGAAATCTTCGAACAACATGGCGAGGCGCATTTTCGCGACGGTGAGAAGAAGGTGATCGCCCGATTGATGGACGATGGGGATCAGGTGCTTGCCACCGGTGGCGGCGCGTGGATGAATGAAGAGACGCGGCAACTGGTGGGCGAGCGCGGCGTTTCGGTGTGGCTGAAGGCCGAGTTCGATGTCCTGATGGCCCGCGTTCGCCGCCGGTCGCACCGTCCGTTGCTTCAGGATCCAGATCCCGAAGGTGTCATGCACCGGCTGATCGATGCGCGCTATCCTGTCTATGCCCTCGCCGATGCAACGGTGATGTCCGTCGCTGAGCCGCATGAAGTGATTGTCAATTCGGTGATCGAAGAACTCGAAAAGACCTTGGGGCTTTCTGACTGA
- a CDS encoding DUF3772 domain-containing protein has protein sequence MIQVPFLRALATALLLLLMLALSPLAQAQQADTSLAESLTTRLDRIEAALNRDSLVENDFTGLREELQQVVEEASNKKDELQPTLTEDRARLEALKPEETEEGDTANPESATLKERRSDLEDQVAALDAEVKLLTANSVRATQMLNKITLARQQRFTEQLFNRSSSLLNPNLWLDGLTGLQVTGNAMSFLVSDWASFLSSKAAGQIWQIVGMILLIAFLIAGPLRNLLFNGVSRLARLETPNALQRSLHAAWSIFVYTFVPFLILFAVLLILKNAELVPPRVNEFINKLGYVILSISLGYGLVRVLTAPTKPQYRLLNLTTSSAHKLFGVAIVLLIITGIDLTFRETQQLLFTPIETTILISGVSAVLVAVLIWLAMRITLGDLEQDDDDQEDGMTSTPSVSADVSASNFLPGFISVFKPLVWLASVSIILSIILGYVSLGTFLAEQMLRIFVILALLGVFTALLDNFFAEGLDVSNPRVRKGAHSIGIPLRAVNQIGVLLNGLLRILLYIAAALLIFAPWGVQSTDFLSSMRRAIFSVEIGDLTISPIAILGALAVFFIALVLVRSVQRWMERSLLPATNLDTGLKNSIQTSVGYIGFIVAAMLAFSYMGLDLSNIALVAGALSVGIGFGLQSIVNNFVSGLILLVERPIKTGDWVVVGEHQGFVQKISVRATKIETFDRATVILPNSELISNRVMNWMHNGAMGRIVVPVGVSYDADPEQVREILKRVANESPLVASYPEPDVYFLNFGDSSLDFDVRCYVHDVLTSLVTSSELRFEIFKALKEAGIEIPYPQRDVHIRSVSSPNLDKQLALSPDEAQETREPAAPRQDEVDLPGASQGVDEGPGQNA, from the coding sequence GTGATTCAGGTTCCCTTTCTGCGCGCCTTGGCCACCGCCTTGTTGCTCTTGCTCATGCTTGCGCTTTCGCCCCTCGCACAGGCGCAGCAGGCCGACACATCACTGGCCGAAAGCCTGACGACCCGCCTTGACCGCATCGAAGCAGCCCTCAACCGGGACAGTCTGGTCGAAAACGACTTTACAGGCCTGCGCGAAGAACTTCAGCAAGTGGTAGAGGAAGCAAGCAACAAGAAGGACGAGTTGCAGCCGACCCTGACGGAAGATCGGGCTCGCCTCGAGGCACTCAAACCAGAAGAGACCGAAGAGGGCGATACCGCCAACCCCGAATCCGCGACCCTGAAAGAAAGACGAAGTGACCTCGAGGATCAGGTTGCCGCCCTTGATGCCGAAGTTAAACTTTTGACGGCCAATTCGGTGCGGGCAACCCAGATGCTCAACAAGATCACGCTGGCCAGACAGCAGCGGTTCACCGAGCAATTGTTCAACCGCAGCAGTTCCCTTCTCAATCCGAACCTCTGGCTCGACGGGCTGACGGGCCTTCAGGTGACCGGCAATGCAATGAGCTTCCTGGTCTCGGATTGGGCCTCGTTCCTGTCCTCCAAGGCGGCCGGACAGATCTGGCAGATTGTCGGCATGATCCTGCTCATCGCCTTTCTCATTGCGGGGCCGTTGCGCAACCTTTTGTTCAACGGTGTTAGCCGTCTGGCGCGTCTGGAAACCCCGAACGCACTGCAGCGCAGCCTGCATGCGGCATGGTCGATCTTTGTCTACACCTTTGTTCCCTTTCTCATCCTGTTTGCGGTCTTGCTGATCCTGAAGAACGCCGAACTGGTTCCACCGCGCGTCAATGAATTCATCAACAAACTCGGCTACGTCATTCTCAGCATTTCACTTGGGTATGGTCTCGTGCGCGTGCTCACCGCGCCCACCAAACCCCAATATCGTCTGTTGAACCTGACCACCAGCAGCGCGCACAAGCTTTTCGGTGTGGCCATTGTGTTGCTGATCATAACAGGTATTGACCTAACCTTCCGGGAAACACAGCAGCTTCTCTTCACGCCCATCGAAACGACGATCCTTATCTCGGGCGTTTCGGCAGTGCTCGTTGCTGTCCTTATCTGGCTTGCAATGCGCATTACCCTTGGCGATCTCGAGCAGGATGACGACGATCAGGAAGACGGCATGACCTCGACACCGAGTGTCAGTGCCGATGTATCCGCCTCGAATTTCCTGCCCGGCTTCATCTCGGTGTTCAAACCGCTTGTCTGGTTGGCCAGTGTTAGCATCATCCTGTCCATCATTCTGGGCTATGTTTCCCTTGGCACGTTCCTGGCCGAGCAGATGCTGCGCATCTTTGTCATTCTGGCGCTATTGGGCGTCTTCACCGCCTTGCTGGACAACTTCTTTGCCGAAGGGCTCGACGTCAGCAACCCGCGGGTCCGCAAGGGCGCCCATTCCATCGGCATTCCCCTGCGGGCCGTCAATCAGATCGGCGTACTTCTCAATGGCTTGCTGCGGATCCTTCTTTACATCGCTGCCGCCCTCTTGATCTTTGCCCCGTGGGGGGTTCAGTCGACAGACTTCCTGTCGTCCATGCGACGGGCGATTTTCAGCGTCGAGATCGGGGATCTGACCATTTCACCGATCGCGATTCTGGGCGCTCTGGCGGTCTTTTTCATCGCACTTGTGCTGGTCCGCAGCGTCCAGCGCTGGATGGAGCGCAGCCTGCTGCCCGCGACCAATCTCGATACGGGCCTCAAGAACTCGATACAGACAAGCGTCGGCTATATCGGCTTCATTGTCGCTGCCATGCTGGCCTTTTCCTATATGGGACTGGATCTCTCCAATATCGCCCTTGTCGCTGGTGCGCTCTCGGTTGGTATCGGTTTTGGCTTGCAGAGCATCGTCAACAACTTCGTCTCCGGCCTCATCCTTCTGGTTGAGCGACCGATCAAAACCGGCGACTGGGTAGTTGTTGGCGAGCATCAGGGCTTTGTTCAGAAGATCTCGGTGCGCGCAACCAAGATCGAGACCTTCGACCGGGCCACGGTCATCCTGCCCAACTCCGAACTGATCTCGAACCGGGTGATGAACTGGATGCACAACGGGGCCATGGGGCGCATCGTCGTGCCGGTCGGGGTATCCTATGACGCGGACCCGGAACAGGTGCGGGAAATCCTCAAGCGCGTGGCGAACGAGTCTCCTCTTGTGGCCAGCTACCCCGAACCGGATGTATACTTCCTCAACTTCGGCGACTCCTCACTCGATTTCGATGTCCGCTGCTATGTCCACGATGTGCTGACATCCCTCGTCACATCAAGCGAATTGCGCTTTGAGATTTTCAAGGCTCTCAAGGAAGCAGGGATCGAGATTCCCTACCCGCAGAGAGATGTGCATATCCGTTCGGTCTCCTCACCGAACCTCGACAAACAACTTGCCTTGTCTCCCGATGAAGCGCAGGAAACCCGCGAACCAGCCGCCCCGCGACAGGACGAAGTCGACCTGCCCGGCGCATCACAAGGCGTGGATGAAGGACCCGGTCAAAATGCTTAA
- a CDS encoding histidine kinase codes for MPSLIKAIVLLLVLSGLVAGGIFALANFVEPSPREMVIRIPAKNLK; via the coding sequence ATGCCCAGTCTGATCAAAGCAATCGTACTCTTACTTGTTCTGTCCGGTCTGGTCGCTGGCGGCATCTTCGCACTTGCCAATTTCGTCGAGCCGTCGCCACGAGAAATGGTGATCCGCATTCCAGCCAAAAATCTCAAATAG